The Nitrospira sp. sequence CTCTTTGATCAAGTCCAGGCCGTTCAGGCGCGGCATCCTGAGGTCGGTCAGCACCATCCAAGGACGAAACCGGACGATCCGTTCCATGGCATCGACGCCGTCGGACGCCCCTTGCACGGAATACCCAAGCCGCCTGACGGTTTCCATCAGCGCTGCTCGCATCGACGGGTCATCGTCCACAATCAGAACGCGTTCGTTTTCCTCGGCACTCTCCGGAAGAGGGCTGTTTTTATCGCGATCACTCATGAGACCAATCCTCCAGTCACATCACATTGCTTTCCACAGGGTCCGTTACATCGGATGCATTCCCGTTCCGCGCCATGACCGGACCCTCACTCTGATTCGAGGACGCCGATGGGTGCGGCAGAATGATCGAACAGGAGGTGCCTTGCCCGACTGTGCTTTCGACATCGATCCGTCCTTGATGGGCTTCGATGATTGAATGGACGATAGCAAGGCCGAGGCCGGTTCCCTCGTCTTTCGTCGTGAAGAAGGGATCAAATATGCGCGAGCGAAGAGCCGGGTCGATGCCGGTACCGGAATCGCGCACGGTCAGCCGAACGGCGGGCATGCCGAGTGTGTGCGCCGGTTCTTGTTGAAGACCGACCACCAAGATGCCTCCGTTAGGCATCGCCTGCACGGCGTTCACGACCAGATTCAAGACGACCTGTTTCAACTGCCCCTCATGGCACCAGATCGACGGGGTCTCTCGATCGATGTCGACTCGAATCTCCACCGGCGCTTTGGCGATCGTATGGGCGGCCAGCTTGATGGAATTACGGATCAACGGGTCAACCGGGTACCAGCCACGAGCCATGCGTACCGGTGTTGTGTACAGCAAGAGATTGGCCAACAAGCGGTCCATCGATTGGACAGCCTGCGAAATCTGTTCGGCATAGCGTTTGGCAGACGGGTGCTCATCGAGATCGCGCTGGAGCATGGATGCAAAGAGCTCCACGCTGCCCAACGGATTTCTGATTTCATGTGCGATCCGTCCGATGAGCTCCCCCATGGCCGCCAGTCGTTCCTTGCGCTGTAATTGCTCTTCAAGCTGATACACCCGAGTGATGTCCTGAATCAGGACGAGGTGACCGGAGGCATCTCCGGAATCGTTGTGCAACGGTACCCGACTGATTGAGACCAACGCCTGCCCGATGCGTTGCGGCCGATCGCACACGCTGAGGCCCGCACGTGCCAAGACGTCGGATGCGCGACGATTCCGCAGTTCGGCATCCGTCGCCCCGAGCAACGTTCCGGCGGCTCGGTTGCTCCGGCTGATGATCTCGGAATCGTCCACCACCAAGACCCCGGTCGATAAGGACTCGAGGATGCCGTCCAGATGCACGCGCATGGCCTCGTTCTGACCGAGCTGCCGGCGCAGCGCCTCGTTGCTGTGAGCCAATTCCACATCCATCTGCTCCACACGCGCCGTGAGCGCGTGATACGATTGCTGCAGGGTATGGGCGGCTTCATCAAAACTTTTGAATGCCGCGCAAAGCAGTTCCCGTTCCTCAGGACGCCCTGTGGTCGCGCTGGTCATAATCCCTCCGCATTCGCCGAACGACGGACGACTTGCAAGCTGGCTTTCAGCGATGCCGCCAACCGGTTGACCGTCTGATCACCGGCCACATCGAGCTCCGCCAGCGCGACGGTGGCGCGATCGTACTGCTTCAACGCCGTCCAATGCTGGGCGGTTTGGAGATGCGCCCATTCGGCTTGGCTCGCCTTCGGTTTCTTTTCCAACACCGCCAGATAAGCCGTGATGGCTCGTTCATGCCGATTCAATCGAGACAAGGTATCCGCGTAAGCCAGGAGTGTATCGGGCGATTTCCCCGCGCCGGCTTTGAACGCTTCTTCGTACGCCAGCGCGGACTCGTCGAGCTTCTCCAGTTCTCCCAAGGTCTTGGCCAACTGCAGATACATCGCCGGCCGTTCAGGATGAACCGGATGGCGTATGAGCCATGTGCGACAGAGATGGAGAAGGCCTTGCAGATCCCGCTGCTGCCGCATGGCGGCGATGAGCAGATGCAGCACTTCCCCTTCGTATTGTCCGATAGGAAACTGAAACCGGTATCGCTCAAGGACTTTTCGGGCGGCCTCAGGATCCCGTTGATCGAGATAGATCTTTCCAAGGCTGATTAAGGCCGGTTCGATCAAGGCCGGCTCCCGATGCGCCTTCATCACCTGTTGGTGAAGCCGCAGGGCCTCCCGTGCGAACCCGATGCGTCGATGGGCCTCGGCGATTTCGAGCAGCAAAGGAGAACGCGCATAGCGTTGTTCTCCGGTTGCGCCGTAGCGATGAAAGAGACTCACCACCGTGAGATCGTCATGCGAGGACACCGCCGCTTCGATCCAAGGCGTCAAGAGGGCCGACAGACGCTCCGAAGCCTTCATCGCCCACGGAGCGCTTCCAGGCTCGGTTCGAATGGTGACGTCCCTGTATGCACCAAGCGCCCGATTCATGTCATTCGCATCTTCATACCCCTTCCCCAGGTAAAACAGTGCCTCGCCACCGATGGGAGTATCCGTCTCTTGCGTCGCGATCGCCTCCAGCAGCGCTCGGTAGGATGTGTCGGTCTGATCCGGGACCGGTACGTCGTGCATCATGGCGCGTACCGTGAGCCCGACCCAATTTCCTCCGGCAGGAAGCATGCTTTCCCCGCGAAGCGTGGCGATCCGCAGCCTGGCCGTCGCCGCCAACGGGCTTTGAGGGTACAGCGAGGGAATCAACGCATAGACAAACTCCGCGAGCGGCTGTTTGGCCCCCGCCCGGAAGCTCTCGGCCGCCTGCAGCAACGCTGCAGGCGCGTACTCGTGATGCGGGTACAGATTGTAGAACAGCATCATGAGCTCTCGGACAGGTGCCTCATGATGCAATTCAACCTGTGTAACGGCATACCACTGAAGAGTCAGAGGGTCACCTCTGAAGAGGGTCGGCCATCGCCGATAACTCAAGTCGTAGAAGATATGCGCCTCCGCAAATCGTCTCTGCCGGAACAGGGCATGGGCCAATCCCAGCGTGGCCCCTTGAAGCAGCCGGTCATCCTCGCTTCGCTTTCTCACATTGGCATAGGCGTGCTCGGCGTCCTTCCATTTGCTCATCGCCATGAACGTATGTCCCAGCCCGAGTAGAGCCCGATTCGCGTCGAACGGAAGGTGGGCGGAATGGGCCATGGCTTGTTCATAGAACGCCTGTGCTTCCTGAAACCACCCTTGATCGATGTATAAATCCGCGATCCGCCATTCCGCTCTTCTGGCGTTCGCAGACTGTGGATGATCATGAAGAAGCTTTTTGTATTCCTGAATCGCATCCAACCGGTGTGGCGTGGAGAGCTCGTCACGAAGCGACAGCTCAACCAAAAACGCCTTCGCCGACGGAACGAGTACGCTTGCCGGATGTTCTTTGACGATCATCTCGAAAAATCGTCGCGCTTCCACCCAGGATTTCTTTCTATAGGCAGACTGGCCTTCTTCCCACGCCAGACCTTCAATTCCTTGAGAGAGGCCTTCCAGACGGGGCCCGTCGTCGGGCAAGAGCTGCAGGAGCCGGTCGACCGGCTCCGGATTGCGCACCGAGGGGGCCCGCTCGGTGACGGCGGCCGACAAGATGGGAGGAGATGAGCGGCCGGAAGACTCCCCAATGGCTGAGGGAGGGATCGCCATCCAGACGGCGGTCCAGAGAATCAACGGAGCATATAAAGGGCGGTATCGATGCACGGCGATAGGGCATCAGCAAGGCTCATGCCCTGTGCATCCGCAGAAAACTCGAAGGAAATCATGACACTTATCGTGAGCGGTCGTGAACCGCGGCTGGCGGCGTCAGGATTGGCGTCGGCTAGGTCGCGATATCGTCAATCTTTTGACTGGATGGCCCGGGCCACAATGGGAGCGTTTCCAGGTGGGATCGCGGATCAACGCCTTTGCGTTTGAGTTTTTCGACCAACGTCGTTCGATTGAGATGGAGAAGTTGAGCGGCGCGAGACGTGACGCCGTTTGCCTTGCGTAACGCCTCCATGATGAGGTGCTTTTCGTACTGCTCGACCTCTCTGGAGAGATTGATGCCGTCCTCACTGAATCTGAAGAACTGTTCCTTGAATTCAGGGGCGGCCGGTTTCGGACCGATCTTCTGCGGAAGATCCTCTGCCGACAGAATGCCGTGCTTCTTCAGGACGACCAACCGTTCGACCATATTCTCCAGCTCGCGAATGTTCCCAGGCCAGTCGTACTCGGTCAACTGATGCAGAGCCTCGGGGGTAAAACCCGACACCTCGGTGTGCTTGCTCTGATTGAAGCGGGTCAAAAAGTGATCGATGAGGAGCGGAATGTCGCTGCGGCGGTCTCGGAGGGGCGGGATGACGATCGGAATCACGTTGAGCCGATAGAACAGATCCTTGCGGAATCGCCTTTCCTCCACGAGCGTTTCCAAATCCTGATTCGTCGCGGCGATGATGCGCACGTCCACATGAATCGTCCGATTTCCCCCCACCCGTTCGAATTCCCGTTCTTGCAGCACACGGAGCAGCTTCACTTGCAGCGGGAGGCTCATTTCCCCGATTTCATCGAGAAAGATGGTCCCGCCATGCGCCAACTCAAAACGGCCCATCCGCGGATGGGTGGCACCGGTAAACGCGCCCTTTTCGTGCCCGAAGAGTTCCGATTCCAGCAGATTTTCAGGAATGGCTCCGCAATTCACCGGGACCAACGGGCGATCTCTTCGGAGACTATTGAAGTGGAGCATGCGGGCCACCAGCTCCTTGCCCGTGCCGCTCTCCCCTTGAATCATCACCGTACTGTCGCTGTCGGCGACTTTTTGCACGAAGTCCATCACCTGCTGCATGGGCTCGCTGATGCCCACCAATTGCTCCAGCCGGTATTGATCTCGCACGGCCTTTCTCAAGAGGTGGTTTTCTTGACGCAGGCGATGAAACTCCGCCGCCTTCCGCACCACCACCGCAACCGTCTCGAGATCAAACGGCTTCGTAATGAAATCGAACGCGCCGGACTTCATGGCACGGACAGCGGTTTCGATCGTGCCGAATCCGGTCATCATGATGGGAATGATTTTCGCGTCGAGCTTGGCAAGGCGATCGATAATGGCAAGTCCGTCGATGTCGGGCAGCTGAAAGTCCGTGATCACGATATGGACCACTGCCTCCCTGACCGCACGGATCGCCGCAGTCCCATCCTCTGCAGTCGAGACACTGTATCCCTCCTGCACGAGCGTTTCCTGCAGAATGTCCCGAAGCGCGGGATCGTCGTCGACAACCAACACGTGGACTTGACTCATGGTCGATACCATTGGGAATACGAAGTACGCGGCGGGGTTAGGATAATCACCAAGGGCATCCAATGCAAGTTATATCAGTTACCCAACAGCAACCTGATCGGAGGGAGATTACTTGAGAGGTTCTAGTGAAAGGACACCACATGTCATTCGCCAAGCAACGTATCGAAGAACTCAAAAGAGAGCTGGCCCAAGCGGAAGAGGAACTCACACCGCACACTGTAGAGGTTAACCGACGACAAGGAGCAACGCGTAGTTAGACTCTATCCGAGCGAGACAATTCGCACTGATACCCGCGCAGGCGATCCAGAGGCAAACCAGCACATCCCCGATTTAGGAAACCAGGTGAAGACGTAGAGGGGCAATCTAGCCCGGCAGTGTTCTATGAGTTCGTGTCACGTGGCCGGAAGTGTCCGGGAGTGTAAGGAGAAGGACGAGCAATAGCTCTTAGAGTGTTAAAAAGAACCGCAGGAAGAAGCCAAAGGAAGTCGTCCAGGTGGGTGACTCTAGACGACTCCCTTTAGGCCAGCCAACAGCGGGTGATTGTCAGGGTAACTAATCCAGCTGTTGAACTCTCTTATACCGGTGACAAATCGGGAATGCGGGCACAGTCCCAGAAGTATTTTGAGGAGCATGCCCTTATTGCCGATTCACAAAGCCTCCGTGTCGTTCACAGAATGGGTGTCGCACACAGGCTAACGCCGCGCGAGTTGAAACACTTGGTACACCAACCCAACGATGGTGGCCAACAAGAATACTTCTATGAGGATTGTCATAATGTGTTCACCTCCCTCCTCTTGTCTTTAGCCTATCCTGCGAACATGAATTCCCGATGACGATTTCGTGAACATTTCTTCATTGATCTGAAACACAACAATTATGCCTATGGAACCGTCTCAGGCTGCACTCCGAAACGGCCCATAGGCGAATCGGGAAGGGCCTTCAGGTTAGTTCTCACTTTTGCCGCTGTTGACCCTTTTTGTAGACGACCACTCCCGCAATTACTAACCCAAGAATCGTCCCACCGAATATCAGCCAATTGGTGTCCATAGGTTCCCCTTTCGTTTAATCGATGTAGACAGCCTACCGCTGGGAGATGAAGACAGGGTGAAGGTCGCATGAAGAAGGTCTAATGAGAGCAGCGCACCGCCAAACCACGGAAGACACTCATGGGACTAACCCAGCGGCCTGATAGTGGCTATGTGAAGTTTCGCGTGATCGAGAGCGAAGACGGGAAATCGTTGGTCTTGGCGAGTGGGGTACACACTCCCCTCAACTGTGGAAGCGGTATAATTAGATTCGAGAGGAAGACTTAACTCAGGCGGCACACCGACTCGGAAAGTATCTCCAACAGCACACGCCCAGAACACTTGACGGAGCACCCCATAAAGGATAAAAGGACAACTCCTCGAAATTCTTAGAGGGCTGGCGTAGCTCAATCGGCAGAGCAGCGGTTTTGTAAACCGCAGGTTGGAGGTTCGATTCCTCTCGCCAGCTCCAACCTTTCAAGCACTTACGACTGACCCTGATTCACGATCATCGGCAGGTGTTATTACAGTGTTAGAAAGGTAGGCATTCAGCTTATTCGCAGCCGTTAATAGATCACTCTCCGCCACACTGTTATAACGTTTCCACATGAGCGGCGACTTGTGACCAATGATCTGCATTGCCGTAGTGGTATCGACCCCTGCTCGCCTCAAGTTGGTCGCAGCACAGTGTCGCAAGTCATGAAAGCGTAAGTTTTCAATTCCAGCCTTCCGGCAAGCTGTCTTGAATGCCGTTTTGACCTCACTCACTGGATTCCTCTGATAGACAAATACATGCTTGTGGGCAATATCTCGAACCTTGGCTAGTTGGCTCAAGGTTGCCTTCACTTGTGGTGTCATGGGTATTTGGCGACGTTTGTTCGTTTTTGTGTCTATTGCTCTCAGAGTGATAATCCCCCGATGCAGATCAACCCGATCCCATGTCAGATTGAGAATCTCGCCTAATCGCTGTCCTAGGTGGTAGGCGGTCAGCAAAATAGGCTTGAGGTGTGGAGCAGCCGCCTCAAAGAGCCGTAGCCATTCTTCAGCCGTCAATACCTTATCCCGTTCGTTGTTAGCATAGGGAATCGGTACCAGGGTCGCAGGATTGACGGAAAGTAGCCCCTTACGTCGTGCTACGTTCAAACAATGCTTGAGGATGATATGGTCATTGTTAATGGTCTGCAATCGTGGAGCCTCTCCGTCATACTTTCTGCGTTGAGCACGATACGCCTCCACATCCTCCGGGGTGATGGCCGTCAGGAGTTTCTTTCCAAAATATGGAACCAACTGAAGGCTGACCACGTTTATCCGATCCTTGAGAGATCGTAGCCGCTGGACTTGCTCTGATTGTAGATAGTCATTTGCCCACTCTTCGAAGGTAATCAACCTTTCTCTATCGCTCTTGATCGCTCCTTTCATAAGGTCAGTTTTGATTAGGGCTTCCTGCTGCTTAGCAACCGTCCTATTACTACTACCTACTTTCCACCGTCGAAGCTTTCCACCTTGGGCTTCTGATGACAGTTTAAGCGTTCTGCCATCATCAGTAACTCGAAACTCGACATAGTAACTGTCCTTCCGTTTGGTCAGTCCCATATAGCTCCTCCCCGTCATTCATGCATCCTTGTGTCCGGCCCCTTAAGGTTCGTTAGTAATGTTTTTACGTGCTTAGTTGCCGATCTAACCTGCTTATACTCATAGTTCCATGTATAACGCTCCCATAGACCCCTCTCCACATATTGACTAAGCCACTTTTCCAAGGCCTTGATCGCCTGGTCTACGGCGGCGTTTCGGCCTTTTGGATCATCTTGATTCTTCATCTCCTCCCTCCTTTGATTAGGTTGATGTTTAGAAAAACGCCCTGGGCCACCAAGTAATTCGGGCACCGCCACACCCAAAGTCGCTGCTATAGCGAGAAGGGTTGAAAGGCGGGGGTCGTATTCTCCCTGTTCCAGGCGTACAAGCGTAGCAAGACCAACCCCCGAATCCTTGCTCAATTGTCGCAAGGTTTTTCGCGCCTCCTTTCTTATAGCTTTAAGTCTAAGCATGATCACATGTACTCAGTTGTGAGTACAACTGTCAATAGGTAATCTTGGACATAGGCATAACAGTGTTCTGCATGAGCCACTTATTCAGTAGTTCCACGTCAAACTTCACCAATCGTCCGACCTTGAGATAAGGTATTCTCCTTTGGCTGACCATCGAGTAAATGGTATCGGTAGCCAAGCCGGTGTACAGGCTGACCTCCTTAACCGTTAGAAGCTTCTTAGAAACCATCATCCTTTCTCCTTCCACAATGGGGCCACAGCGCAAGCATAAGGAATCCATAAATCCTTGATATTGCTATTGTAAGACGATGTATGTGCATTTCTCTTTTTTATGCAGCAGACCTCATCTTGGCAGCCTGTATAGCTAACAGTTCCTTGTAAACTTCATCCGTTGGACGCCTACCCATTCGGTAAGGCCAAAGGGCACAATTGGTCACTGGACACAGACGAACTTCTTTAAGCTGGTAACAGGAACAGTCAATACACTTCTCTCTGATAGCCTGGATTGCTGTTAGTCTCCTCATAAATGCTTGTCCTTTGTAAGAAACCAGGGGCTAGGTGACCTTTTTGGAAAAGATCCACCGCATCCCTATGGATGGCCCTACCCCTGGATTGATTGTTTCGAAATGTGGCACCTAACTATGATCCTTTTTCACTATTAAACGATTGCCGGTACACCCATCGCAGACTGCAGAGCTGGTTACGGCGTAGTCCGCCGCCACCGCCTTTCCCTATAAGAGATGACGCATTGGCGCATATTGACTACTGCTCTTCAGAGCTGGGTTCCGTCACAGCCCACACTCCCTTACTCTCTTTATAGATCTTGCCTCTCGATAGCAGCTGTATGCGGCTTAATGTTCTCTGGGCTGTTCTTTCGGTAATGCCAAAGCCTGATAAGTACGCTAGGATTTCCTCAGTTGCTGCATGCCTCTCAGTAGTTCTAGAAACGTAATCTTGTATCAACCTGTTGGCCTTCTCTACCTGGCTTTCTGGTCGCTGAGCATTTGACGTTTCGTTGAAACTTTCAAATTGCATGCTGATAGGCCTTTCATTCCCTTGACCTTCTTGAAAGGCTACAAGGAATGGTTTGACTTCCTCTGCTTCGCGCGATTTCACACACTGCACTTGCAACGCATTCCCCTTTCGCATAACCGCAAAGCCTGAATCAGCTCCAGCCAAAATATCGGTCGATCCGCTAGCTCTATGGCGGTTGTCATCCCAGCCGTTCGGGTTAGGCTTTCTCATGTGATGGGAGATGATAATAGTCTTCCCACTGACTCGAAGAGGTTGAAGATTACGCCAGAATGCGCCAACACTTTCCGCTTCATTCTCACTGCCAACAATAACCCTTCGCAGCGTTTCAATGATGATGATGTCCGGGTCAAACTGCGATTGGTTAAGTGCCTCCAATAGCTGTCCTGCTCCGTCAGCATTAAACGTGATACCTACTTGGGACAGATGCGCAAACGGAATATCGCTCGCCCTGAAGTTCCTTTCGATCCCAAGCCGACGTATGCGTCGTTGCAATGTCCTGCTATTCATTTCTTCATCGAGGTACAGAACTCTTGCTGGTGAAGGAACCTTGAACTGATTCAGCCAATGTTCCCCAGCTGCGATATGGAGTCCCATATCAAGCAATAGCCATGATTTCATCGAGCCATATTCACCGTAAATGATCACCCGATCACCTTTCGCAATGACCGGCTCTATGACCCATTCAACTGGTGCCAGTTCCGATTCCATGATTTTCGCAAATAGGACAAGTGGGAGTGGTATTTGTAGTGCGGGCATAGCTATCTCCTCTTCAGCAAATGTTTTCAGCGTTTGTCACTTCAAAAAGTCGCTGCAGCTTGCTGGGAGGATATCGTTGCAAGAAAAATGGAACCAGACTGGATAAATTGAAACTGAATTGTTCAGGGGGACAAAATGGGAACGAATTTATCGGCTAGGCTGTTGGTGGGAGAAAGTCAGCGATCTCAGCTCTCAGTTCCTTTTCAACGTCAAGATTCTGGGGTGAAGTAGGAGGAAGGTGAAATAAGGCTCCTATATCAAGCGTTCCGTCAATCGCGGCTGTGCGCGTCAAATGCCAGCCTTTCATAAATTTCTGGCCTGGGGATAGTGATTTTGCTAGCCGCAAATAGTTACGAATTGCCTTCATAGTTTTTGATGCATGTTTGTCGAAATACTTGATATCTGCACGTGGTAATTCTAAGTCAGGGAACACCTTCCCAGTTCTTTTAAGGATAACCCACATTCTTACATACTTTCTTATGGCATCCTGTTTGATGACATCCTGTGGTGACCGCTCAGCTTCGACAGTGTTTTGCACAAGCCGGATAAGCCCGCCTTGCGTAATGTGTCTAGCGACAGGACGTCTCAATTCATGGTTCCATAGAATTTTGAACACATCTGCTCTTTCGGAAGGTCTACCGCGCTGCCTCTTGGGATCATGCCGTCTGATCCATAATGCCCTCGCATTGGTCAAGAATGCTTTCAATGTCTTTGCATCTTCAATCAAAAGCATTTTTGAGGATACAACCGACTTCCATTCATCTGGTGCAACTTCGTAGTCCAAATCCATTTCTACTCCGTAATGTCTGACGAAGTCTGCAATGGTCCATCTGTTCAGAATCTTTTGGTTTGGCATTCCACACACCCCGTTTCCTCATACAGCAACTCACACAAAATCCGATCTGCCATTGAGGAGATGTTTTAATAAATTGGATTATCTCTAATAGAACGGCCCTAGGCCTCGCAACCGTCAGGACTTGCTAGTTATCTGATAACCACCTAAAATACCCACAATTATGACATAAGCCCAGACTGCATGGTTAGCACTTAATCTGACTTCTAAAACCAACTTGCATCCTGCATCACAACAAAAATCCGAGGTCGATCTTACCCCCCACCTAAATAAGCTATTACAGATTCCACATGACACCTTAGACGCGTTTATACACTGCGTTGCCAGAACGACTGTCTTACCGAGCACCAAAGCGAATGTGCGATGCTACTGCCTCGCACTCGATGGCTCTGGCAATCCACGGGTAAAGGATTTCATAGAAGAACTCGCAGTTCACTCGTTGACCTATGCAATACCGCGCAGTCGAATCGAAAAAGCAAAGGCTAGTGGAATTCCTGCCGAGTTGATTAGATTGGGGAATGAAGCCCGCAAACTATTTACTTACCTTCTAAATAGTGGAGAAGGAGGAGAGCTGCTGCTTTATCTGCTCGCAGAGAAGCTCCTTAAACTTCCGCAGCTCCTTTGCAAAATGCCACTTAAGACCAGCGCTGCCATGCATGTTCACGGCAGTGATGGTATACACGTGGGCGTCACTGAAGATACGAAACAACTAGCTCTTTACTGGGGTGAGGCAAAGTTGCATAAAACTCCAGCTAGCGCCATAGCAAGCTGTATTAAAGATATTGCTCCATATCTCCTTGACGCAGGTGGCAGTGAAGCAGCTCAAAATCGCGACCTCCAACTGCTTAGAGATCAACTAGACCTCAACAACCCTGATCTTGAAACCGCCCTTAAGATTTTGCTGGATAAGAGCAATCCGCATTACAACAAAGTAGAATTTCGAGGGTTAGGCCTGATTGGATTTGACAATGAGCTATACCCAGTTGAGCCAAATAAAAAGACTATTGAGGGTCTTGCTGCTGAAATTAGTAGTGAGATGAGCTTGTGGAATAGTCTGATTGCAAGAAATATTAAGAATGAAAGTCTTACTTCATTTCGCCTAGAGTTGTTCTGTTTCCCCTTTCCTTCAGTAGAGGAATATCGCGAAAGATTTAAAAAGGAACTAGGTATATAAATTGGGAAAAGCAGAATTACAGGGCTGGCTAGCAGAACGGTCATTCTTTAAGAGAGATGTTAGGAATGTCGTCGCAACCTCTGTCCTTAAACAATTTAAACAAGTCGAACCTGTTGAAGATTATAAGCGTATAGAGCACGACTGGAATCACCTACTGTTATGCGCCAGCCTATTGGCGCAATCCAACAACGAAGCTCATCAAGACACCTCGCTGCGAATTGCTCAGCATTGCTTAAATGATGGTTCAAGCAGAGGACAGCATAAGGATGCTGCCGCAGTAATTTTGGACTGTCTCGGCAATCGAATCGCTATCGAGTTAGCCGAAAGCCGCAACATAATACCCGCAGGAATTGATGAAAGATTGCCTCCTCCTCTCCGTATGGACTGGACCGCACGAGCAATGGAATATTCGCTAGCGCTAAATACCGATAAGATCTTGCACTTGAATAAATTCCAACGTTCGTTTTGGGATGCCATTAATGAAAGCGATTGGCTTAGCCTCTCTGCCCCAACATCAGCGGGAAAGTCTTTCATTATGTCTAACTGGATTTCTCACTATGCAAGAGAACACTTGGAGTCAACTATCGTTTACCTGGTGCCAACTCGTGCACTCGTTCAACAAGTAGAAGAAGATTTACGGCGTTGTTTTGAAGAAGCTAACCTTACCTTATCGATTCATGTTTCCTCAGTACCACTTCATTCTAGCATCAGGCCCGGTGTGGCTAATGTACTAGTCTTCACTCAGGAAAGATTGCATCTCCTACTTGCTTCTACCAATTACGAAATGCAAATCACCTCCTTGATTGTTGACGAAGCACAAAAGTTGGGAGACGGTTATCGTGGGATATTGCTGCAGTCGGTCATAGAAACCTCTTTGGCAGCAAATCCAGGTATGAAACTTATATTTGCAGCACCAATGGCTGACAACATTGAATCGCTGATCGAGCAAGATCAGCTCCAGGATGAGCCTCAGAGAAAGACGCGGGCAATATCAAATGATGCCCCCATGGTTAACCAGAACCTCCTTTGGGTATCTCATGTCCCAGGTAGACCCAAGGAATGGAACATGGATCTTATCCTGGAGGGCGAGCCAACAGCCATTGGTAGGTTTGTAATGC is a genomic window containing:
- a CDS encoding AAA family ATPase; translation: MPALQIPLPLVLFAKIMESELAPVEWVIEPVIAKGDRVIIYGEYGSMKSWLLLDMGLHIAAGEHWLNQFKVPSPARVLYLDEEMNSRTLQRRIRRLGIERNFRASDIPFAHLSQVGITFNADGAGQLLEALNQSQFDPDIIIIETLRRVIVGSENEAESVGAFWRNLQPLRVSGKTIIISHHMRKPNPNGWDDNRHRASGSTDILAGADSGFAVMRKGNALQVQCVKSREAEEVKPFLVAFQEGQGNERPISMQFESFNETSNAQRPESQVEKANRLIQDYVSRTTERHAATEEILAYLSGFGITERTAQRTLSRIQLLSRGKIYKESKGVWAVTEPSSEEQ
- a CDS encoding DUF1837 domain-containing protein, encoding MTYAIPRSRIEKAKASGIPAELIRLGNEARKLFTYLLNSGEGGELLLYLLAEKLLKLPQLLCKMPLKTSAAMHVHGSDGIHVGVTEDTKQLALYWGEAKLHKTPASAIASCIKDIAPYLLDAGGSEAAQNRDLQLLRDQLDLNNPDLETALKILLDKSNPHYNKVEFRGLGLIGFDNELYPVEPNKKTIEGLAAEISSEMSLWNSLIARNIKNESLTSFRLELFCFPFPSVEEYRERFKKELGI